Genomic window (Synechococcus sp. LA31):
CGTCCGCTCAGCGCCTCGCTGCCCGCACCAGAGCCCATCGGATTCGGCCAGTGGCTCTTGCGCAGTGGCCTCAGCCAGATCCAGGCCGAACAGAAGCGCTGCCGCTTCTGGCTGGAGCAAAACCCCGGCGGCCTCAGCAGGCTGTTCCTGCTGGGACGGCTCAACGAACTCGCAGCGGCCCGCCGGTTGTTGCTCTGGTTGTGGGGCCCCATCTGCATGGCCCTCGTTGAAGCCAGCCCGCCGGCTGCACCACCACAAAGCACCCATCTCGCCATCACCCTGCGTCAGCGCACGGCCGAAGGGGTATGGCACGCGATCCAGGCGCGACTCACCGCTGCCATCGATTCTGGTGTCACCAACCAGAGCGGCCAGCTGCTGGCCCTTGAGGGCCTCACAGCAGTGCATCGCCGCGATCTGCTTCTGGCGCTGATCAGCCAGCTCGATCTCCTGGTGATCCGCCTCCGCCATGAACAGCTGCGGGGTGAGGCCCTGGAAGAGCGCTGGCTGCAACAGCAGCCCGAACTGCGACGATTGTCTTTGTGCGCCATGGCTGGCGATTACGTGCAATTGCCGCAGCAGGGAGGCTTGCTGCCGGTGGCTGAAAGCTTGAGCAGCGCCTGCCAGCTCAGCGGCTTCGACCCCGACTTACCAGCGGCGCTGCCGATGTTGGCAGCCCTGGTGCAGGCGCAACCTCTGTTGGTGGATGGCCGGCTGCTTGCGCCGGATGAACCCCAAGCTCTGCTCCATCTCGAGAGGCTGATCAGCAACTGGCTGATTCGCAGCGCCGAGCTGATCAGCGCCGAGGTTCTCAGCTGCTGCAGCAGCTGGCCAGAGCTACGCCGCTACCTGCTCAGACCTGATCTCCTAGCCACCCGCAATCTCGAGCGACTTCGCAATCAGCTCAATTCCCAGCAACGCTGGGGCAGCCTGTTTGAACGGCCAGTTCAGCTCTATGAAAGCCGCCGGCTGCTCTACAGCTTCACCGATGGTGCGATCACACCACTGCTGCTCACCGAGCCCCGTGATCAGGAGCTCCGCCAGCTGAGCTGGAGCCAGCAGCTGATCACCCTCAGCCTCGAAGCCCGCGATGCCCTGGCACCTCAAGTGCAGAGCTTTGTGAGCCGACTCGGGGATCTGGTGGTGGTCGTACTCACGCAGGTGATCGGCCGTGCCATCGGTCTGATTGGGCGGGGCATCCTGCAGGGCTTGGGCCGTTCGGTGAGTCGCGGCTGAGCTGGGCCTGAACGGCCGGGGCCGCGGGCCACAATGGCTTCAACCAATTCCCCTTCTGAATGCCCGGCCCCCTGGCCCGGTTGCTGAAACCCTTGGCAGCCCTGGTTCTCATCGCATGGCTGGCGCTCGGCCTGGCACCCGGTGCGGCCTTTGCGGCCCGCGACACCAACAGCTACGACGGCAACATCTATGCCCTTTACGCCGGCAACGGCTCCCTGGTGCCGCCGCGCAGCACCCTTGCCGATGCGATGGCCAACCATCGGCCGATCGTGCTGGGTTATTTCCTCGACGACAGCGCCGCCAGCAAGCAGTACGCCGTTGTGTTCAACGAATTGCAGCGCCTCTGGGGCCGCAGCGTGGAACTGATCCTGCTGTCCACCGATCCGCTCCAGAATCGAGAGACCCACGGCCCCAGCGATCCCGCCAGCTACTGGAAAGGCGTGGTTCCTCAAGTGGTGGTGTTCAACACCGAGGGCCAACCTGTGCTGGATGAGGGCGGCCCCGTGAGCATCGATGCGATCAATGCTGCGCTCACAGAGGTGACGGGCCTCAAGCCCCAGGGCGACGTGACCTTGAGCCTCAGCCGCGATGTGAACGAGCTGAACAGCGAAATCGTGGCCTCACGCTGATCCATCCCACACCGCGCCGCCGATGAGCACCCGCCAGGAAACCGACAGCATGGGCGCCATTGCGGTGCCCGCCGAGCGCTACTGGGGTGCCCAGACCCAGCGCTCGATCAGCAACTTCCCCTTCGGCCAGCGCATGCCTCTGGCGATCGTGCACGCCTTCGGGCAACTGAAGGCGGCCTGCGCGGAAGCGAACCGCGATCTGGGCAAGCTCGATCCACATCTCTGTGGCGCCATCGTGGCGGCGGCGGAGCAGGTGGCTGGCGGTGAGCTGGATGCGGAGTTCCCACTGAAGGTGTGGCAGACGGGCTCGGGCACCCAGAGCAACATGAACGCCAATGAGGTGATCGCTAATCGCGCGGTGGAAGCCCTAGGCGGTGAGCTCGGCAGCAAGAGCCCGGTTCACCCCAACGATCATGTGAACCTCAGCCAGTCGAGCAACGACACCTTCCCGGCGTCGATGCATGTGGCGGTGGTGCTCGAGGTGGAGCAACAGCTCCTGCCGGCGGTGGAGCAGCTCACCGCCGCACTGCAGGCCAAGGCCACCAGCTACGCCGGCCTGGTGAAGATCGGCCGCACCCATTTGCAGGATGCGGTGCCGTTGAGCCTGGGGCAGGAATTCGGCGGCTACGTGGCGCAGCTGCAGCTGGCGCTGGAGGCGATCCGCCAGAGCTTGCCGCGGGTGCGCGAACTCGCCATCGGCGGCACCGCGGTGGGCACCGGCCTCAATGCCCCGAAGGGCTTTGGAGAGGCGGTGGCCACACGGTTGAGCGAACGGCTGGGCACAGCCTTCAGCAGCGCCCCCAACAAATTCCAGGCCCTGGCCGGCCACGAAGCGCTGGCTTCAGCCCATGGCGCGCTCACGGTGCTGGCCGGCAGCCTGATGAAGATCGCCAATGACATCCGCTGGCTGGGCAGCGGCCCCCGCTGCGGCCTGGGCGAACTGGTGCTACCGGAAAACGAACCCGGCAGCTCGATCATGCCGGGCAAGGTGAACCCCACCCAGTGCGAAAGCCTCACGATGGTGGCCGTTCAGGTGATGGGCAACAACACCGCCGTGCAGATAGCGGCCAGCCAAGGCAATTTTGAACTCAACGTGTTCAAACCGCTGATCGCCCACAACGTGCTCGAGAGCATCGAACTGCTGGCCGGCGCCTGCAGGAGCTTCCGTGAGCACTGCATCGAAGGCCTCCGGGCCAACGAACAGCGCATCGAGCGCCTGCTCAACCAGAGCCTGATGCTGGTCACAGCGCTCACCCCCGCCATCGGCTATGACCGCGCCAGCGGCATCGCCAAACACGCCCACAAGCACGGCCTCAGCCTGCGGGAAGCCGCACTGGTGCTGGGCGAAATCAGCGGCGAAGAGTTCGACCAGTGGGTGCGGCCTGAGCGGATGGTGTGAGCCGCTCAAAGCAAGTTCGCCGCCAGCTCCGCCAGCTCGCTTCGCTCACCGCGGATCAAGGTCACGTGGCCGGCAAGGCGTTGCCCTTTAAAGCGCTCCACCAGCCAAGTGAGGCCGTTGCTCTCGGCATCCACATAGGGATTGTCGATCTGATAAGGGTCACCGGTGAACACGATCTTGGTGCCTTCGCCCACCCGGGTCACGATTGTTTTCACCTCATGGGGGGTGAGGTTCTGGGCCTCATCCACCACCATGAACTGCCGCGGAATCGATCGGCCGCGGATGTAGCTGATCGCTTCCACTTCCAGTAAGCCCATGCCCTTGAGGTCGGTCCAGTTGCTGCGGTTGCCACGCTGCGCCCCGGGGCGATTGCTGCCCCCGCTGGGTCGTGGCGAGCGTCCCTCATCGGCATCAGCACCACCAAGCAGGAAATCGAGGTTGTCGATGATCGGCTGCATCCAGGGGCCCATCTTTTCCTCGAGGCTTCCGGGCAGGAAGCCGATCTCTTTGCCCAGGGAAATCACCGGGCGTGTCACCAGCAGGCGCTCGTAGAGATGCTCATCGGCCACCTGGTGCAATCCGGCCGCCAGGGCGAGCAAGGTTTTGCCGGTGCCGGCCTTGCCCACCAGCGTGAGCAACTGCACCGAAGGATCCAGCAGTAAATCGAGGGCGAAGGTTTGCTCGCGGTTGCGGGCGCTCACCTTGCCGAGCCGCACTTTGCCGGCGCGCTGCAGGGGCAATAGGCGAGCACTTCCAGCGTCGAAACGGGCGAGCAGAGTGTGATTGGGCTGGGCTTGATCCACGAGGGTGACCCCCTCATTCGCCTGGAGAGCTGCCCCTTGCGCAGAGGGCAGCTCAACAAGCGCCAGCCCCCCCTCCCCCTTGAGCTGCTCCATCGCCGCAGCGCTGGCCATCAACTCGCACACCCCGGGGTAGAGGTCGGCGATATCGACCTTGTCGGTGGTGTAGTCCTGCGCCGTGAGGCCCACCGCATCGGCCTTGATGCGCAGGTTGGTGTCCTTCGTCACCAGCACCACCGGCGGCTGGTCGCTGATCAGGCCGGAGCGGAGCTGCTCGAGCGCCACCGCCAGGATGTTGTTGTCGCCATTGCCGCCCTTCAGTTCAGGCGGCAACTGAGCCAGGGTTTCACTGCGGCAGAACACCACCTGCAGGGTGCCGCCGCTGGCGTCGTCGATTGGCACGCCATCGGCCAGGTTCCCCTTCTCCCGCAGCGCATCCAGCAGCCGGGAGATCTGGCGGGCATTACGGCCCTTCTCGGAGGGGTCACGCTTGAAGCGGTCGATCTCCTCCACCACCTCGATGGGGATCACCACCGCATTGTCTTCAAAGCGGGTGAGCGCCTGCGGGTCGTGGAGCAACACATTCGTATCGAGAACGAAGGTCTTGCGCATCACGGCCCTCCCATGGAGATGCGCGCACGCTAAGCGGCTTTTTCAGCTGCAAGCTCTACGCTCCCGCAGAACTCAAAGCACTGGCGTTGTCTGCACTGTTGGCTGTCTTGTTGATCGCCGCCCTGGTTTTCGGGCTGGCACTGCTGTGGCTTGAGGCACGCCATCGGCTGCGGCCGGCCTCTCCACTGCGGCTGAGCAGCGCCAATTGGAGCGTGAAGCGCAAGGGCGACGAGCGCCTGGAGGTGAAAGGCACGATCGCGATCCGCAATCCCCATGCCCGCATGGAGGTGTTCGTGCCGGAGATCGAGCTCAAACCCACCCTGCTGGGGCGCGCCGATCTGGCCGATGTGCAGGTGACAACCAGCCTCAAGCCGCAGCACCCGGATGAAGAGGCCAGGGCCGATGGCTACTGGTTCGCCTACATCGTGAAAGGGCACAAAACCACCCAGGCCGAGGTGCGCATCAGCATCAGCGGCCCGGCTGGCTGTGATCTGCGCATGCTGGTTGACACCCTCTGGCTGGAGATCCTCTGGACCAACTACGGCCCCTTCGGCCGGCTCCAGAAGCGTGATGGCGTGCTGATCCCGCTGCGCCGCCCCGCAGCCGCCCAGCCAGATACCGCCAACTGGCGCCAGGGTGATCGCTGCTCGGTGTTGCCGATCCGCACCCATCTGCTCGGCACCCTCGACGATCCCGCCGAGGTGCTGCGCCACTACGCCGGCGCCGTGCTCCAACCGGGTGATGTGCTCACCATCGGCGAAACCCCTCTGGCGGTGATGCAGGGCCGCTACAACCACCCGGCGAATCTGCAGCCTTCGAGCCTGGCGCGGCTGCTCTGCCGGGTGTTCCACCCCACCAGCTCCCTGGCCACCGCCTGCGGCCTGCAAACCCTGATCGACAACGTGGGGCCCGCCCGCGTGCTCTGCGCCTGGCTGCTGGGTACGGCCCTGAAGCTCGTGGGCTCGAAGGGCTGGTTCTACCGCCTGGCGGGCGAACAGGCTCGCCTGATCGACGATGTGACCGGTACCACCCCGCCCTACGACCAGACCATCGTGCTCGGCCCTGCCGACAGTGCTGCCGTATGCAGCCAACTGGCAGCCGAGCTGGGAGTGGCCGTTGCCGTGGTGGATGTCAACGACCTTGGCCGCGTGAAGGTGCTGGCCTCCAGCCCCGGCTGCGATGAAGAGCTGCTGATGCGCGCCCTCAAGCCCAACCCCGCCGGCAATGCCAACGAGCGCACACCGCTGGTGCTGGTACGCCCATAACATTGAGACAGGCCCTGCTCAGGCCGAGCGCCGTGTCTCCAGCCGCCCCAGCCCAGCGATCCGCCCAGGCCAACTCCCTGCACGTACTTCCCCTGCGCGGCTGGCACCTACCGCTGCTGCAAGACCCTTGCTTCAGCGACTTGCTGCCCCTGTTGCAGCGGGCTGTGCTGTTGCAGGGGCCTGAACTGCTGCTCAGCACGCTTACGGCCCGACCGCCCCTCGCTCCTGATGTGCTGCTTGCCTATCGGGAACCCCATCTACCGCTGGGTCTGCTGATCAGCCAGCGGCTCAATCGCAGTGGCACGTGCTGGCAGCTGCTCCAGCTACGCAGCAGCGCGGCGTGTCTGGCCTCAGGAGAAGCAGGGCGGATGGCCATCGAAGCCGCCCTGGTGCGCGAGGCCATCCAACGCAGTCGTGGTGCCGCCAGCTGGATGGCCACCGCCTCCACGAACGACAGCGACCGGCTGGCCTTGCTACGCCAGCAGGGATTCCAGCCACTACGCCGGGAAACCATCTGGCACTGGGAACCCAGCCACGTCACCGCCAACAGAGAGCTCCCGGCCGATCTGCAGCTGCGCCCACTCAACCGGCGCACCGCAGCAGCGATGTGGCAGCTAGAGCAGGCGACCTTGCCGGCCCAGCTGCGCCAACTGCTCGATCGGCGCGTCGACGATCTGCTTGACCAAAGTGAGCAGCCCAGCCTGATGTTGTTTGACAGCAATCGACAGCAGGCGGTGGCCGGTGCGCGACGCCTCAGGCCGAGCAGCCGTGATCTGCCTGAGATCGAATTGAGTGTTCACCCTGGCTGGACGCATCTGCTCGGCGAACCGCTCCAGCTACTGCTCGAGCGCAGCGCCGCTAACTCCAGCGAACTGCTGGTACGCAGTGATGTGCTCGATGGTGAGCGCAGCGCCTGGCTGCAGAGCCTTGGCATGGCTCCCGAGGGCGAGGAGGTGGTGATGGCAAGAAGTGTGTGGCGGCGTCATGCCACCCAGCAAACGGCCCAAGTGGCGCAGCGCATCGAGGCAGTGCTTGGGCGCCTACAACCCGGCCAGC
Coding sequences:
- a CDS encoding DUF3685 domain-containing protein codes for the protein MPEAKAAPQLLILAEPLLREGLIRLLEPQHRIATQPEQFQGRLGLVIWSCSADLPLANLQGELEQLQERWQPAPILLLLPGQTPYTSEDLLRLPCDGVLQQAEPEEIPAAVATLLSGGRVFELRPLSASLPAPEPIGFGQWLLRSGLSQIQAEQKRCRFWLEQNPGGLSRLFLLGRLNELAAARRLLLWLWGPICMALVEASPPAAPPQSTHLAITLRQRTAEGVWHAIQARLTAAIDSGVTNQSGQLLALEGLTAVHRRDLLLALISQLDLLVIRLRHEQLRGEALEERWLQQQPELRRLSLCAMAGDYVQLPQQGGLLPVAESLSSACQLSGFDPDLPAALPMLAALVQAQPLLVDGRLLAPDEPQALLHLERLISNWLIRSAELISAEVLSCCSSWPELRRYLLRPDLLATRNLERLRNQLNSQQRWGSLFERPVQLYESRRLLYSFTDGAITPLLLTEPRDQELRQLSWSQQLITLSLEARDALAPQVQSFVSRLGDLVVVVLTQVIGRAIGLIGRGILQGLGRSVSRG
- a CDS encoding thylakoid membrane photosystem I accumulation factor yields the protein MPGPLARLLKPLAALVLIAWLALGLAPGAAFAARDTNSYDGNIYALYAGNGSLVPPRSTLADAMANHRPIVLGYFLDDSAASKQYAVVFNELQRLWGRSVELILLSTDPLQNRETHGPSDPASYWKGVVPQVVVFNTEGQPVLDEGGPVSIDAINAALTEVTGLKPQGDVTLSLSRDVNELNSEIVASR
- the fumC gene encoding class II fumarate hydratase; this encodes MSTRQETDSMGAIAVPAERYWGAQTQRSISNFPFGQRMPLAIVHAFGQLKAACAEANRDLGKLDPHLCGAIVAAAEQVAGGELDAEFPLKVWQTGSGTQSNMNANEVIANRAVEALGGELGSKSPVHPNDHVNLSQSSNDTFPASMHVAVVLEVEQQLLPAVEQLTAALQAKATSYAGLVKIGRTHLQDAVPLSLGQEFGGYVAQLQLALEAIRQSLPRVRELAIGGTAVGTGLNAPKGFGEAVATRLSERLGTAFSSAPNKFQALAGHEALASAHGALTVLAGSLMKIANDIRWLGSGPRCGLGELVLPENEPGSSIMPGKVNPTQCESLTMVAVQVMGNNTAVQIAASQGNFELNVFKPLIAHNVLESIELLAGACRSFREHCIEGLRANEQRIERLLNQSLMLVTALTPAIGYDRASGIAKHAHKHGLSLREAALVLGEISGEEFDQWVRPERMV
- a CDS encoding PhoH family protein, which produces MRKTFVLDTNVLLHDPQALTRFEDNAVVIPIEVVEEIDRFKRDPSEKGRNARQISRLLDALREKGNLADGVPIDDASGGTLQVVFCRSETLAQLPPELKGGNGDNNILAVALEQLRSGLISDQPPVVLVTKDTNLRIKADAVGLTAQDYTTDKVDIADLYPGVCELMASAAAMEQLKGEGGLALVELPSAQGAALQANEGVTLVDQAQPNHTLLARFDAGSARLLPLQRAGKVRLGKVSARNREQTFALDLLLDPSVQLLTLVGKAGTGKTLLALAAGLHQVADEHLYERLLVTRPVISLGKEIGFLPGSLEEKMGPWMQPIIDNLDFLLGGADADEGRSPRPSGGSNRPGAQRGNRSNWTDLKGMGLLEVEAISYIRGRSIPRQFMVVDEAQNLTPHEVKTIVTRVGEGTKIVFTGDPYQIDNPYVDAESNGLTWLVERFKGQRLAGHVTLIRGERSELAELAANLL
- a CDS encoding F420-0:Gamma-glutamyl ligase, whose product is MAVLLIAALVFGLALLWLEARHRLRPASPLRLSSANWSVKRKGDERLEVKGTIAIRNPHARMEVFVPEIELKPTLLGRADLADVQVTTSLKPQHPDEEARADGYWFAYIVKGHKTTQAEVRISISGPAGCDLRMLVDTLWLEILWTNYGPFGRLQKRDGVLIPLRRPAAAQPDTANWRQGDRCSVLPIRTHLLGTLDDPAEVLRHYAGAVLQPGDVLTIGETPLAVMQGRYNHPANLQPSSLARLLCRVFHPTSSLATACGLQTLIDNVGPARVLCAWLLGTALKLVGSKGWFYRLAGEQARLIDDVTGTTPPYDQTIVLGPADSAAVCSQLAAELGVAVAVVDVNDLGRVKVLASSPGCDEELLMRALKPNPAGNANERTPLVLVRP